In Rhodamnia argentea isolate NSW1041297 chromosome 11, ASM2092103v1, whole genome shotgun sequence, one genomic interval encodes:
- the LOC115739441 gene encoding receptor-like protein 44 encodes MVTHRPAALVLVLVLALSARLPRSASDPGDELCLTRLSESLQDPGRRLLNWTKSTFAAPCNGFTSYLGGAICNNGRIYKLSLSNLDLRGALPANLANCTSLQALDLSANALTGPIPPDLQGLVNLAVLNLSSNRLSGQIPPQLALCAYLNVIDLHNNLLSGPIPQQLGLLVRLSSFDVSNNRLEGQIPGSLSNRTGNLPRFNASSFEGNKGLFGYPLAPMKNKGLSVLAIVGIGLGSGLASLVLSFTGVCIWLRVTERKMIMEEGKISQSMPDY; translated from the coding sequence ATGGTCACCCACCGCCCCGCGgccctcgtcctcgtcctcgtcctcgcccTGTCCGCGCGCCTCCCGCGGTCCGCCTCCGATCCGGGCGACGAGCTCTGCCTCACCCGCCTCTCTGAGTCGCTGCAGGACCCCGGGCGGCGGCTCTTGAACTGGACCAAGTCCACCTTCGCCGCCCCGTGCAACGGCTTCACCTCCTACCTCGGCGGCGCCATCTGCAACAACGGCCGCATCTACAAGCTCTCCCTCTCCAACCTCGACCTCCGGGGGGCCCTCCCGGCGAACCTCGCGAACTGCACCTCCCTCCAGGCCCTCGACCTCTCCGCCAACGCCCTCACCGGCCCGATCCCGCCGGACCTCCAGGGCCTGGTCAACCTCGCCGTCCTCAACCTCTCCTCCAACCGCCTCTCCGGCCAGATCCCCCCGCAGCTCGCCCTCTGCGCCTACCTCAACGTGATCGACCTCCACAACAACCTGCTCTCCGGCCCCATCCCCCAGCAGCTCGGCCTCCTCGTCCGCCTCTCCTCCTTCGACGTCTCCAACAACCGGCTCGAGGGCCAGATCCCCGGCTCCCTCTCGAACCGGACCGGTAACCTCCCCCGGTTCAACGCGAGCTCGTTCGAGGGCAACAAGGGGCTTTTCGGGTATCCTCTGGCCCCGATGAAGAATAAAGGCCTGTCGGTGCTGGCCATTGTCGGGATCGGGCTCGGGAGTGGGCTGGCGAGCCTGGTGCTGAGCTTCACTGGGGTCTGTATCTGGCTGAGGGTCACGGAGAGGAAGATGATCATGGAGGAAGGCAAGATCAGTCAGTCGATGCCTGATTACTGA